One window from the genome of Maylandia zebra isolate NMK-2024a linkage group LG18, Mzebra_GT3a, whole genome shotgun sequence encodes:
- the LOC112434374 gene encoding uncharacterized protein LOC112434374 — MCKEPCFSCPACTPDMLAVSVDGNRKLYRFQSNASTSEQGNFEGVFIEKDEEVAEFVKYIQRHTNHVPGKGLCGSSSWTAAKESSKKSTGKLDEEGMEIAVCRHGVLLAALNMFRGEIFAYPLFLQRKLAASIPGHITFLCSDVACKYFPYLTKVAQQCPELRNLLSMRPFLSVMHAKAHTWKCEIKWGGAFQDGAGSTVGEEVEQVNSFLSRAAITTKYMSKIIRILSEQVESLNATRNELGVDDDTLQQWVADVQKWAEESDLTDGSLGALQARIEELVVIIRVRTQSLYRQNDSNKRRHRIRKVILVEKKRLAAAVDDYNKLAEPTKQIVSSDALMQTDIWPWQSTSEPAADLRTKRKVFEKVMAVRRLREEEMILCREMQHHWTVLRMRSVVLGTISSDSSFVGMSEDAQKGLCSLVLKKQSELKAEMLKVKDVYKRILSHQPLLEMDSEEDIPDDATESDLSTSDED; from the exons ATGTGCAAGGAGCCATGCTTTAGCTgccctgcctgcactccagacatGCTTGCCGTCTCAGTTGATGGAAACCGCAAGCTTTATCGCTTTCAGTCTAATGCAAG CACTTCAGAGCAGGGGAACTTTGAAGGTGTCTTCATTGAAAAAGATGAGGAAGTTGCTGAGTTTGTGAAATACATCCAGAGACACACAAATCAT GTCCCGGGGAAAGGGTTGTGCGGATCTTCATCTTGGACTGCAGCAAAGGAGTCGTCCAAAAAGTCCACTGGGAAGTTGGATGAGGAGGGCATGGAAATAGCTGTTTGTCGCCACGGAGTCCTCTTAGCTGCATTGAACATGTTTCGAGGGGAGATCTTTGCTTACCCCCTTTTTCTCCAGAGGAAGTTGGCAGCTAGCATCCCAGGACATATTACGTTCCTTTGCTCCGATGTGGCCTGTAAATATTTCCCCTATTTAACCAAGGTGGCTCAGCAGTGCCCTGAGCTGAGGAACCTCTTGTCAATGCGTCCTTTTCTCTCCGTCATGCATGCAAAGGCTCACACTTGGAAATGCGAG ATCAAATGGGGAGGTGCGTTTCAGGATGGGGCCGGTTcaacagttggagaagaggtggaacaagtaaacagtttcctgtctaGGGCGGCCATCACAACGAAGTACATGTCTAAA ATCATAAGGATCCTTAGCGAACAAGTGGAGAGCCTGAATGCGACCAGAAATGAGCTGGGTGTGGATGACGACACACTGCAGCAATGGGTGGCCGATGTGCAGAAATGGGCTGAAG AAAGTGATCTAACTGATGGCAGCCTTGGAGCGTTGCAGGCACGAATAGAGGAGcttgtcgtcatcatcagagtGCGAACACAAAGTCTTTACAGACAAAATG ATAGCAACAAGAGGCGACACAGAATTCGCAAGGTCATCTTAGTTGAGAAGAAACGCTTGGCGGCTGCTGTTGACGACTACAACAAGCTCGCTGAACCAACAAAGCAAATCGTATCCAGTGATGCCCTCATGCAGACCGATATTTGGCCCTGGCAGAGCACAAGTGAAC CTGCTGCTGACCTCCGGACAAAGAGAAAGGTCTTTGAGAAGGTGATGGCTGTGAGgcgcctgagagaggaggagatgatccTTTGCAGGGAGATGCAGCATCACTGGACAGTGTTGCGAATGCGTTCTGTGGTGTTGGGGACAATCTCCTCAGACT CCTCCTTTGTTGGCATGTCGGAGGATGCACAGAAGGGACTCTGTAGcctggttttaaaaaaacaaagtgaactgAAAGCTGAAATGCTCAAAGTAAAGGACGTGTACAAGAGAATCCTCAGCCACCAACCACTCCTGGAAATGGACTCGGAGGAGGACATTCCAGACGATGCCACTGAGAGTGATTTGAGCACTTCTGATGAAGACTGA
- the LOC112434373 gene encoding uncharacterized protein LOC112434373, translated as MDSAGRELYERREAAFAQLEEQLRWKPWRAPDYERIFHGTRLALGGPKSCRKSPPVALPAFKPRPLPVGVFRVASGAHAPASLSPFFAPEAQSLAPPASSARRKRRACRHKLDNAEQLTVVSKLHALGYQPILFLGQFDRKGRIVGDVITLIEPAEGAARDILMKMRKLYEHLLRKLQASPPAKSSTPAAGPSSADSVDAGPVPDPEALNEEFILHLEPVPTSSLCQPPASSSPSLLPPASSSPSLLPPASSSPSLLPPASSSPSLLPPASSSPSLLPPASSSPSLLPPASSSPSLLPPASSSPSLLSPASSSPSPHPASPSISTVYTSDVPNKKRTRKECRKHRTQIFKYEEIVDRRVVNVSNLACCCADLFASLDFPDLNCA; from the exons ATGGACTCAGCAGGCCGCGAGCTCTATGAGCGTCGGGAGGCAGCCTTCGCCCAGCTGGAGGAGCAGCTCCGCTGGAAGCCGTGGCGTGCCCCCGACTACGAGCGGATTTTCCACGGGACTCGGCTGGCTCTCGGAGGTCCCAAGAGCTGCCGAAAGTCCCCGCCTGTTGCTCTGCCTGCTTTCAAGCCTCGCCCACTTCCGGTGGGAGTCTTCCGCGTGGCTTCAGGCGCTCACGCTCCAGCCTCGCTGTCACCGTTCTTTGCACCGGAGGCTCAGTCGCTCGCTCCGCCAGCTTCCTCTGCTCGAAGGAAGCGGCGCGCCTGCCGCCATAAACTGGACAATGCTGAGCAACTCACGGTG GTTTCAAAGCTACATGCCCTGGGCTACCAACCAATTCTGTTTCTTGGACAGTTTGACCGTAAGGGCCGTATAGTAGGGGATGTGATCACTCTGATCGAACCAGCGGAAGGTGCTGCACGTGACATCCTCATGAAGATGAGGAAGCTTTATGAACACCTTCTGAGAA AATTACAAGCTTCACCTCCTGCTAAAAGTTCTACACCAGCAGCTGGACCATCCTCTGCTGACAGTGTCGATGCTGGACCAGTCCCAGACCCAGAGGCTCTAAACGAGGAATTTATTCTTCATTTAGAGCCTGTACCAACATCTTCCCTCTGTCagcctcctgcatcctcctctccatctctgcttcctcctgcatcctcctctccatctctgcttcctcctgcatcctcctctccatctctgcttcctcctgcatcctcctctccatctctgcttcctcctgcatcctcctctccatctctgcttcctcctgcatcctcctctccatctctgcttcctcctgcatcctcctctccatctctgcttcctcctgcatcctcctctccatctctgctttctcctgcatcctcctctccatctccacATCCTGCATCTCCCTCAATTTCTACGGTGTACACCTCGGATgtcccaaacaaaaaaaggacaagGAAAG aatGCCGAAAACACCGTACACAGATTTTCAAATATGAAGAGATAGTAGACAGGAGAGTTGTAAATGTAAGTAATTTAGCCTGCTGTTGTGCAGATTTGTTTGCATCTTTGGACTTCCCGGATTTGAACTGTGCCTGA